From a region of the Oryza sativa Japonica Group chromosome 6, ASM3414082v1 genome:
- the LOC9270361 gene encoding auxin response factor 16, which produces MKDQGSSGVSPAPGEGEKKAINSELWHACAGPLVSLPPVGSLVVYFPQGHSEQVAASMHKELDNIPGYPSLPSKLICKLLSLTLHADSETDEVYAQMTLQPVNKYDRDAMLASELGLKQNKQPAEFFCKTLTASDTSTHGGFSVPRRAAEKIFPPLDFTMQPPAQELIAKDLHDISWKFRHIYRGQPKRHLLTTGWSVFVSTKRLLAGDSVLFIRDEKSQLLLGIRRATRPQPALSSSVLSSDSMHIGILAAAAHAAANSSPFTIFYNPRASPSEFVIPLAKYNKALYTQVSLGMRFRMLFETEDSGVRRYMGTITGIGDLDPVRWKNSHWRNLQVGWDESTASERRTRVSIWEIEPVATPFYICPPPFFRPKLPKQPGMPDDENEVESAFKRAMPWLADDFALKDVQSALFPGLSLVQWMAMQQNPQMLTAASQTVQSPYLNSNALAMQDVMGSSNEDPTKRLNTQAQNMVLPNLQVGSKVDHPVMSQHQQQPHQLSQQQQVQPSQQSSVVLQQHQAQLLQQNAIHLQQQQEHLQRQQSQPAQQLKAASSLHSVEQHKLKEQTSGGQVASQAQMLNQIFPPSSSQLQQLGLPKSPTHRQGLTGLPIAGSLQQPTLTQTSQVQQAAEYQQALLQSQQQQQQLQLQQLSQPEVQLQLLQKIQQQNMLSQLNPQHQSQLIQQLSQKSQEILQQQILQHQFGGSDSIGQLKQSPSQQAPLNHMTGSLTPQQLVRSHSALAESGDPSSSTAPSTSRISPINSLSRANQGSRNLTDMVATPQIDNLLQEIQSKPDNRIKNDIQSKETVPIHNRHPVSDQLDASSATSFCLDESPREGFSFPPVCLDNNVQVDPRDNFLIAENVDALMPDALLSRGMASGKGMCTLTSGQRDHRDVENELSSAAFSSQSFGVPDMSFKPGCSSDVAVTDAGMPSQGLWNNQTQRMRTFTKVQKRGSVGRSIDITRYRDYDELRHDLACMFGIQGQLEDPYRMDWKLVYVDHENDILLVGDDPWEEFVGCVKSIKILSAAEVQQMSLDGDLGGVPPQTQACSASDDANAWRG; this is translated from the exons ATGAAGGATCAGGGATCATCCGGTGTGTCTCCCGCCCCAGGGGAAG GGGAGAAGAAAGCCATCAATTCGGAGCTATGGCATGCTTGTGCCGGGCCTCTTGTGTCGCTGCCGCCGGTGGGCAGTCTCGTCGTGTACTTCCCTCAGGGTCATAGCGAGCAG GTTGCTGCTTCCATGCACAAGGAGCTGGACAACATCCCTGGTTATCCCTCTCTTCCGTCTAAGCTGATCTGCAAACTTCTGAGTCTCACCTTACAT GCAGATTCTGAAACTGATGAAGTTTATGCTCAGATGACACTTCAACCAGTCAATAAA TATGATCGAGATGCAATGCTGGCATCTGAACTGGGCCTGAAGCAAAACAAGCAACCAGCGGAGTTCTTTTGCAAAACGCTGACGGCGAGCGACACAAGTACCCATGGTGGATTTTCAGTGCCACGTCGTGCGGCGGAGAAGATATTTCCACCACTA GACTTTACCATGCAACCACCAGCACAAGAGCTCATCGCCAAGGATCTGCATGATATTTCATGGAAATTTCGACACATTTACCGAG GTCAACCAAAGAGGCACCTTCTGACAACTGGTTGGAGCGTCTTTGTCAGCACAAAAAGGCTTCTAGCTGGTGATTCAGTTCTGTTTATAAG GGATGAGAAATCTCAGCTTCTATTAGGCATACGTCGTGCTACCAGACCCCAACCAGCTCTATCGTCATCAGTTCTATCAAGTGATAGCATGCACATTGGGATTCTAGCTGCTGCAGCACATGCTGCTGCAAACAGTAGCCCATTTACTATTTTCTACAATCCAAG GGCAAGTCCATCAGAATTTGTCATTCCTTTAGCGAAATATAACAAGGCTTTGTATACACAAGTATCTCTTGGAATGCGGTTCAGAATGCTGTTTGAGACAGAGGATTCAGGGGTTCGAAGATATATGGGAACAATCACAGGTATTGGTGACTTGGATCCAGTGCGCTGGAAGAACTCTCATTGGCGAAACCTTCAG GTTGGTTGGGATGAATCAACAGCATCTGAGAGGCGCACTCGTGTTTCAATATGGGAGATTGAACCAGTCGCGACACCTTTTTATATTTGTCCACCACCATTTTTCAGGCCAAAACTTCCTAAGCAGCCAGGAATGCCAG ATGATGAAAATGAAGTTGAGAGTGCTTTCAAAAGAGCCATGCCATGGCTTGCTGATGACTTTGCCCTGAAAGATGTGCAAAGTGCATTATTTCCAGGTCTGAGCCTAGTCCAATGGATGGCTATGCAACAGAATCCTCAGATGCTAACAGCTGCGTCCCAAACAGTGCAATCACCGTACTTGAACTCCAATGCATTGGCTATGCAGGATGTGATGGGTAGTAGCAACGAGGACCCAACAAAAAGATTGAACACACAGGCACAAAATATGGTTTTACCTAATTTACAGGTTGGCTCAAAAGTGGATCACCCTGTAATGTCTCAACATCAACAGCAGCCACACCAACTATCACAACAGCAGCAGGTCCAGCCATCGCAGCAAAGTTCTGTGGTTTTACAGCAACATCAAGCCCAGTTGCTGCAGCAGAACGCCATTcacttgcagcagcagcaagaacatCTCCAGCGGCAGCAGTCACAACCGGCACAGCAGTTGAAGGCTGCTTCAAGTCTGCATTCAGTGGAACAGCACAAGCTGAAAGAACAGACTTCAGGTGGGCAGGTTGCCTCACAAGCACAAATGTTAAACCAGATTTTCCCACCATCTTCATCGCAGCTACAACAGTTAGGTTTACCCAAGTCACCTACTCATCGCCAAGGGTTGACAGGATTACCAATTGCAGGTTCTTTGCAGCAGCCCACACTAACTCAGACATCTCAAGTCCAGCAAGCAGCCGAATATCAGCAGGCCCTCCTACAGAgtcagcaacagcaacagcaactGCAACTGCAACAACTATCACAACCAGAAGTACAGCTGCAGCTGCTTCAAAAGATTCAACAACAAAACATGCTATCTCAGCTGAACCCACAACATCAGTCCCAGTTGATTCAACAATTGTCTCAGAAAAGCCAGGAAATTCTACAGCAACAAATTTTGCAACATCAATTTGGTGGGTCTGATTCTATTGGTCAACTCAAGCAATCACCATCGCAGCAAGCTCCTTTAAACCACATGACAGGATCTTTGACGCCCCAGCAACTTGTCAGATCACATTCGGCACTTGCTGAGAGTGGGGATCCATCCAGTTCAACTGCTCCATCCACCAGCCGTATTTCTCCAATAAATTCGCTGAGTAGGGCAAACCAAGGAAGCAGAAATTTAACTGACATGGTGGCAACACCACAAATTGACAACTTACTTCAGGAAATTCAAAGCAAGCCAGATAATCGAATTAAGAATGACATACAGAGCAAAGAAACAGTCCCTATACATAACCGACATCCAGTTTCTGATCAACTTGATGCATCATCTGCTACCTCCTTTTGTTTAGACGAGAGCCCACGAGAAGGTTTTTCCTTCCCTCCAGTTTGTTTGGATAACAATGTTCAAGTTGATCCAAGAGATAACTTTCTTATTGCGGAAAATGTGGACGCATTGATGCCAGATGCCCTGTTGTCAAGAGGTATGGCTTCAGGAAAGGGCATGTGCACTCTGACTTCTGGACAAAGGGATCACAGGGATGTCGAGAATGAGCTATCATCTGCTGCATTCAGTTCCCAGTCATTTGGTGTGCCTGACATGTCCTTTAAGCCTGGATGTTCAAGTGACGTTGCTGTTACTGATGCCGGAATGCCAAGCCAAGGTTTGTGGAATAATCAAACACAACGGATGAGAACTTTCACTAAG GTTCAAAAGCGTGGTTCTGTGGGGAGATCAATTGATATCACAAGATATCGAGATTATGATGAACTTAGGCATgatcttgcatgcatgtttgGTATCCAAGGTCAACTTGAAGATCCATATAGGATGGATTGGAAGCTAGTCTATGTTGATCATGAGAATGATATCCTTCTTGTCGGCGACGACCCTTGGGA GGAATTTGTGGGCTGTGTGAAGAGCATCAAAATACTCTCAGCTGCTGAAGTACAACAGATGAGCTTGGATGGTGACCTTGGTGGCGTCCCTCCACAAACACAGGCCTGTAGTGCCTCTGATGATGCAAATGCATGGAGAGGTTGA
- the LOC9270361 gene encoding auxin response factor 16 isoform X1, which produces MTLQPVNKYDRDAMLASELGLKQNKQPAEFFCKTLTASDTSTHGGFSVPRRAAEKIFPPLDFTMQPPAQELIAKDLHDISWKFRHIYRGQPKRHLLTTGWSVFVSTKRLLAGDSVLFIRDEKSQLLLGIRRATRPQPALSSSVLSSDSMHIGILAAAAHAAANSSPFTIFYNPRASPSEFVIPLAKYNKALYTQVSLGMRFRMLFETEDSGVRRYMGTITGIGDLDPVRWKNSHWRNLQVGWDESTASERRTRVSIWEIEPVATPFYICPPPFFRPKLPKQPGMPDDENEVESAFKRAMPWLADDFALKDVQSALFPGLSLVQWMAMQQNPQMLTAASQTVQSPYLNSNALAMQDVMGSSNEDPTKRLNTQAQNMVLPNLQVGSKVDHPVMSQHQQQPHQLSQQQQVQPSQQSSVVLQQHQAQLLQQNAIHLQQQQEHLQRQQSQPAQQLKAASSLHSVEQHKLKEQTSGGQVASQAQMLNQIFPPSSSQLQQLGLPKSPTHRQGLTGLPIAGSLQQPTLTQTSQVQQAAEYQQALLQSQQQQQQLQLQQLSQPEVQLQLLQKIQQQNMLSQLNPQHQSQLIQQLSQKSQEILQQQILQHQFGGSDSIGQLKQSPSQQAPLNHMTGSLTPQQLVRSHSALAESGDPSSSTAPSTSRISPINSLSRANQGSRNLTDMVATPQIDNLLQEIQSKPDNRIKNDIQSKETVPIHNRHPVSDQLDASSATSFCLDESPREGFSFPPVCLDNNVQVDPRDNFLIAENVDALMPDALLSRGMASGKGMCTLTSGQRDHRDVENELSSAAFSSQSFGVPDMSFKPGCSSDVAVTDAGMPSQGLWNNQTQRMRTFTKVQKRGSVGRSIDITRYRDYDELRHDLACMFGIQGQLEDPYRMDWKLVYVDHENDILLVGDDPWEEFVGCVKSIKILSAAEVQQMSLDGDLGGVPPQTQACSASDDANAWRG; this is translated from the exons ATGACACTTCAACCAGTCAATAAA TATGATCGAGATGCAATGCTGGCATCTGAACTGGGCCTGAAGCAAAACAAGCAACCAGCGGAGTTCTTTTGCAAAACGCTGACGGCGAGCGACACAAGTACCCATGGTGGATTTTCAGTGCCACGTCGTGCGGCGGAGAAGATATTTCCACCACTA GACTTTACCATGCAACCACCAGCACAAGAGCTCATCGCCAAGGATCTGCATGATATTTCATGGAAATTTCGACACATTTACCGAG GTCAACCAAAGAGGCACCTTCTGACAACTGGTTGGAGCGTCTTTGTCAGCACAAAAAGGCTTCTAGCTGGTGATTCAGTTCTGTTTATAAG GGATGAGAAATCTCAGCTTCTATTAGGCATACGTCGTGCTACCAGACCCCAACCAGCTCTATCGTCATCAGTTCTATCAAGTGATAGCATGCACATTGGGATTCTAGCTGCTGCAGCACATGCTGCTGCAAACAGTAGCCCATTTACTATTTTCTACAATCCAAG GGCAAGTCCATCAGAATTTGTCATTCCTTTAGCGAAATATAACAAGGCTTTGTATACACAAGTATCTCTTGGAATGCGGTTCAGAATGCTGTTTGAGACAGAGGATTCAGGGGTTCGAAGATATATGGGAACAATCACAGGTATTGGTGACTTGGATCCAGTGCGCTGGAAGAACTCTCATTGGCGAAACCTTCAG GTTGGTTGGGATGAATCAACAGCATCTGAGAGGCGCACTCGTGTTTCAATATGGGAGATTGAACCAGTCGCGACACCTTTTTATATTTGTCCACCACCATTTTTCAGGCCAAAACTTCCTAAGCAGCCAGGAATGCCAG ATGATGAAAATGAAGTTGAGAGTGCTTTCAAAAGAGCCATGCCATGGCTTGCTGATGACTTTGCCCTGAAAGATGTGCAAAGTGCATTATTTCCAGGTCTGAGCCTAGTCCAATGGATGGCTATGCAACAGAATCCTCAGATGCTAACAGCTGCGTCCCAAACAGTGCAATCACCGTACTTGAACTCCAATGCATTGGCTATGCAGGATGTGATGGGTAGTAGCAACGAGGACCCAACAAAAAGATTGAACACACAGGCACAAAATATGGTTTTACCTAATTTACAGGTTGGCTCAAAAGTGGATCACCCTGTAATGTCTCAACATCAACAGCAGCCACACCAACTATCACAACAGCAGCAGGTCCAGCCATCGCAGCAAAGTTCTGTGGTTTTACAGCAACATCAAGCCCAGTTGCTGCAGCAGAACGCCATTcacttgcagcagcagcaagaacatCTCCAGCGGCAGCAGTCACAACCGGCACAGCAGTTGAAGGCTGCTTCAAGTCTGCATTCAGTGGAACAGCACAAGCTGAAAGAACAGACTTCAGGTGGGCAGGTTGCCTCACAAGCACAAATGTTAAACCAGATTTTCCCACCATCTTCATCGCAGCTACAACAGTTAGGTTTACCCAAGTCACCTACTCATCGCCAAGGGTTGACAGGATTACCAATTGCAGGTTCTTTGCAGCAGCCCACACTAACTCAGACATCTCAAGTCCAGCAAGCAGCCGAATATCAGCAGGCCCTCCTACAGAgtcagcaacagcaacagcaactGCAACTGCAACAACTATCACAACCAGAAGTACAGCTGCAGCTGCTTCAAAAGATTCAACAACAAAACATGCTATCTCAGCTGAACCCACAACATCAGTCCCAGTTGATTCAACAATTGTCTCAGAAAAGCCAGGAAATTCTACAGCAACAAATTTTGCAACATCAATTTGGTGGGTCTGATTCTATTGGTCAACTCAAGCAATCACCATCGCAGCAAGCTCCTTTAAACCACATGACAGGATCTTTGACGCCCCAGCAACTTGTCAGATCACATTCGGCACTTGCTGAGAGTGGGGATCCATCCAGTTCAACTGCTCCATCCACCAGCCGTATTTCTCCAATAAATTCGCTGAGTAGGGCAAACCAAGGAAGCAGAAATTTAACTGACATGGTGGCAACACCACAAATTGACAACTTACTTCAGGAAATTCAAAGCAAGCCAGATAATCGAATTAAGAATGACATACAGAGCAAAGAAACAGTCCCTATACATAACCGACATCCAGTTTCTGATCAACTTGATGCATCATCTGCTACCTCCTTTTGTTTAGACGAGAGCCCACGAGAAGGTTTTTCCTTCCCTCCAGTTTGTTTGGATAACAATGTTCAAGTTGATCCAAGAGATAACTTTCTTATTGCGGAAAATGTGGACGCATTGATGCCAGATGCCCTGTTGTCAAGAGGTATGGCTTCAGGAAAGGGCATGTGCACTCTGACTTCTGGACAAAGGGATCACAGGGATGTCGAGAATGAGCTATCATCTGCTGCATTCAGTTCCCAGTCATTTGGTGTGCCTGACATGTCCTTTAAGCCTGGATGTTCAAGTGACGTTGCTGTTACTGATGCCGGAATGCCAAGCCAAGGTTTGTGGAATAATCAAACACAACGGATGAGAACTTTCACTAAG GTTCAAAAGCGTGGTTCTGTGGGGAGATCAATTGATATCACAAGATATCGAGATTATGATGAACTTAGGCATgatcttgcatgcatgtttgGTATCCAAGGTCAACTTGAAGATCCATATAGGATGGATTGGAAGCTAGTCTATGTTGATCATGAGAATGATATCCTTCTTGTCGGCGACGACCCTTGGGA GGAATTTGTGGGCTGTGTGAAGAGCATCAAAATACTCTCAGCTGCTGAAGTACAACAGATGAGCTTGGATGGTGACCTTGGTGGCGTCCCTCCACAAACACAGGCCTGTAGTGCCTCTGATGATGCAAATGCATGGAGAGGTTGA
- the LOC9270361 gene encoding auxin response factor 16 isoform X2 yields MQPPAQELIAKDLHDISWKFRHIYRGQPKRHLLTTGWSVFVSTKRLLAGDSVLFIRDEKSQLLLGIRRATRPQPALSSSVLSSDSMHIGILAAAAHAAANSSPFTIFYNPRASPSEFVIPLAKYNKALYTQVSLGMRFRMLFETEDSGVRRYMGTITGIGDLDPVRWKNSHWRNLQVGWDESTASERRTRVSIWEIEPVATPFYICPPPFFRPKLPKQPGMPDDENEVESAFKRAMPWLADDFALKDVQSALFPGLSLVQWMAMQQNPQMLTAASQTVQSPYLNSNALAMQDVMGSSNEDPTKRLNTQAQNMVLPNLQVGSKVDHPVMSQHQQQPHQLSQQQQVQPSQQSSVVLQQHQAQLLQQNAIHLQQQQEHLQRQQSQPAQQLKAASSLHSVEQHKLKEQTSGGQVASQAQMLNQIFPPSSSQLQQLGLPKSPTHRQGLTGLPIAGSLQQPTLTQTSQVQQAAEYQQALLQSQQQQQQLQLQQLSQPEVQLQLLQKIQQQNMLSQLNPQHQSQLIQQLSQKSQEILQQQILQHQFGGSDSIGQLKQSPSQQAPLNHMTGSLTPQQLVRSHSALAESGDPSSSTAPSTSRISPINSLSRANQGSRNLTDMVATPQIDNLLQEIQSKPDNRIKNDIQSKETVPIHNRHPVSDQLDASSATSFCLDESPREGFSFPPVCLDNNVQVDPRDNFLIAENVDALMPDALLSRGMASGKGMCTLTSGQRDHRDVENELSSAAFSSQSFGVPDMSFKPGCSSDVAVTDAGMPSQGLWNNQTQRMRTFTKVQKRGSVGRSIDITRYRDYDELRHDLACMFGIQGQLEDPYRMDWKLVYVDHENDILLVGDDPWEEFVGCVKSIKILSAAEVQQMSLDGDLGGVPPQTQACSASDDANAWRG; encoded by the exons ATGCAACCACCAGCACAAGAGCTCATCGCCAAGGATCTGCATGATATTTCATGGAAATTTCGACACATTTACCGAG GTCAACCAAAGAGGCACCTTCTGACAACTGGTTGGAGCGTCTTTGTCAGCACAAAAAGGCTTCTAGCTGGTGATTCAGTTCTGTTTATAAG GGATGAGAAATCTCAGCTTCTATTAGGCATACGTCGTGCTACCAGACCCCAACCAGCTCTATCGTCATCAGTTCTATCAAGTGATAGCATGCACATTGGGATTCTAGCTGCTGCAGCACATGCTGCTGCAAACAGTAGCCCATTTACTATTTTCTACAATCCAAG GGCAAGTCCATCAGAATTTGTCATTCCTTTAGCGAAATATAACAAGGCTTTGTATACACAAGTATCTCTTGGAATGCGGTTCAGAATGCTGTTTGAGACAGAGGATTCAGGGGTTCGAAGATATATGGGAACAATCACAGGTATTGGTGACTTGGATCCAGTGCGCTGGAAGAACTCTCATTGGCGAAACCTTCAG GTTGGTTGGGATGAATCAACAGCATCTGAGAGGCGCACTCGTGTTTCAATATGGGAGATTGAACCAGTCGCGACACCTTTTTATATTTGTCCACCACCATTTTTCAGGCCAAAACTTCCTAAGCAGCCAGGAATGCCAG ATGATGAAAATGAAGTTGAGAGTGCTTTCAAAAGAGCCATGCCATGGCTTGCTGATGACTTTGCCCTGAAAGATGTGCAAAGTGCATTATTTCCAGGTCTGAGCCTAGTCCAATGGATGGCTATGCAACAGAATCCTCAGATGCTAACAGCTGCGTCCCAAACAGTGCAATCACCGTACTTGAACTCCAATGCATTGGCTATGCAGGATGTGATGGGTAGTAGCAACGAGGACCCAACAAAAAGATTGAACACACAGGCACAAAATATGGTTTTACCTAATTTACAGGTTGGCTCAAAAGTGGATCACCCTGTAATGTCTCAACATCAACAGCAGCCACACCAACTATCACAACAGCAGCAGGTCCAGCCATCGCAGCAAAGTTCTGTGGTTTTACAGCAACATCAAGCCCAGTTGCTGCAGCAGAACGCCATTcacttgcagcagcagcaagaacatCTCCAGCGGCAGCAGTCACAACCGGCACAGCAGTTGAAGGCTGCTTCAAGTCTGCATTCAGTGGAACAGCACAAGCTGAAAGAACAGACTTCAGGTGGGCAGGTTGCCTCACAAGCACAAATGTTAAACCAGATTTTCCCACCATCTTCATCGCAGCTACAACAGTTAGGTTTACCCAAGTCACCTACTCATCGCCAAGGGTTGACAGGATTACCAATTGCAGGTTCTTTGCAGCAGCCCACACTAACTCAGACATCTCAAGTCCAGCAAGCAGCCGAATATCAGCAGGCCCTCCTACAGAgtcagcaacagcaacagcaactGCAACTGCAACAACTATCACAACCAGAAGTACAGCTGCAGCTGCTTCAAAAGATTCAACAACAAAACATGCTATCTCAGCTGAACCCACAACATCAGTCCCAGTTGATTCAACAATTGTCTCAGAAAAGCCAGGAAATTCTACAGCAACAAATTTTGCAACATCAATTTGGTGGGTCTGATTCTATTGGTCAACTCAAGCAATCACCATCGCAGCAAGCTCCTTTAAACCACATGACAGGATCTTTGACGCCCCAGCAACTTGTCAGATCACATTCGGCACTTGCTGAGAGTGGGGATCCATCCAGTTCAACTGCTCCATCCACCAGCCGTATTTCTCCAATAAATTCGCTGAGTAGGGCAAACCAAGGAAGCAGAAATTTAACTGACATGGTGGCAACACCACAAATTGACAACTTACTTCAGGAAATTCAAAGCAAGCCAGATAATCGAATTAAGAATGACATACAGAGCAAAGAAACAGTCCCTATACATAACCGACATCCAGTTTCTGATCAACTTGATGCATCATCTGCTACCTCCTTTTGTTTAGACGAGAGCCCACGAGAAGGTTTTTCCTTCCCTCCAGTTTGTTTGGATAACAATGTTCAAGTTGATCCAAGAGATAACTTTCTTATTGCGGAAAATGTGGACGCATTGATGCCAGATGCCCTGTTGTCAAGAGGTATGGCTTCAGGAAAGGGCATGTGCACTCTGACTTCTGGACAAAGGGATCACAGGGATGTCGAGAATGAGCTATCATCTGCTGCATTCAGTTCCCAGTCATTTGGTGTGCCTGACATGTCCTTTAAGCCTGGATGTTCAAGTGACGTTGCTGTTACTGATGCCGGAATGCCAAGCCAAGGTTTGTGGAATAATCAAACACAACGGATGAGAACTTTCACTAAG GTTCAAAAGCGTGGTTCTGTGGGGAGATCAATTGATATCACAAGATATCGAGATTATGATGAACTTAGGCATgatcttgcatgcatgtttgGTATCCAAGGTCAACTTGAAGATCCATATAGGATGGATTGGAAGCTAGTCTATGTTGATCATGAGAATGATATCCTTCTTGTCGGCGACGACCCTTGGGA GGAATTTGTGGGCTGTGTGAAGAGCATCAAAATACTCTCAGCTGCTGAAGTACAACAGATGAGCTTGGATGGTGACCTTGGTGGCGTCCCTCCACAAACACAGGCCTGTAGTGCCTCTGATGATGCAAATGCATGGAGAGGTTGA
- the LOC4340394 gene encoding 20 kDa chaperonin, chloroplastic codes for MSSVQLSGAGVAAVAFTKNGASSFDGLRLAPPSVRVCSSRRPSRSLVVKAATVVTPKYTSLKPLGDRVLVKLGAAEEKTVGGILLPSTAQSKPQGGEVVAVGEGRTIGDKKVEVSLQIGAEVVYSKYAGTEVQFNDTKHLILKEDDIIGVLETDDVKDMKPLNDRVLIKVAEAEDKTAGGLILTETTKEKPSIGTVVAVGPGPLDDEGKRQPLSVSAGSTVMYSKYAGSEFKGADGTNYIVLRVSDVMAVLS; via the exons ATGTCGTCGGTGCAGCTCTCCGGTGCCGGAGTCGCCGCGGTGGCCTTCACCAAGAATGGCGCGTCTTCCTTCGACGGgctccgcctcgcgccgccatcTGTGCGAGTCTGCTCCTCCAGGCGCCCGTCTCGTAGCCTCGTCGTCAAGGCCGCCACGGTCGTCACCCCAAAG TATACCTCGCTCAAGCCTCTGGGAGACAGAGTGCTTGTGAAGCTTGGTGCTGCAGAGGAGAAGACTGTTGGTGGGATTCTGCTTCCGTCAACCGCACAGTCTAAGCCTCAGGGAGGTGAGGTTGTTGCTGTTGGAGAGGGAAGAACTATTGGGGATAAGAAAGTTGAGGTCAGCTTGCAG ATTGGGGCTGAAGTTGTATATTCAAAATATGCTGGGACTGAGGTGCAATTTAACGACACCAAACATCTTATTCTAAAAGAGGATGATATCATTGGTGTTCTTGAGACTGATGATGTCAAAGATATGAAGCCCCTTAATGACCGGGTTCTCATCAAG GTTGCTGAGGCTGAAGACAAAACTGCTGGTGGCCTTATTCTCACTGAAACCACTAAGGAGAAGCCATCAATCGGAACA GTTGTAGCCGTTGGTCCAGGCCCTCTTGATGATGAAGGCAAGAGGCAGCCATTGTCAGTTTCAGCGGGCAGCACTGTGATGTACTCCAAGTACGCAGGCAGTGAGTTCAAGGGAGCTGATGGCACCAACTACATTGTCTTGAGAGTATCAGATGTGATGGCTGTCCTATCTTGA
- the LOC112939351 gene encoding ethylene-responsive transcription factor ERF039 — protein sequence MSSSSSATTTKYRGVRLRKWGKWVSEIRLPNSRERIWLGSYDTPEEAARAFDAAFVCLRGGGEAAGNGINFPGSPPAVARTSDPQEVYAAAVSHANNRPPPPPSARATSSALPWEEAPVVAAQEAAADMAPDVVVLPSSPVNVLAAAGSFEYWSQQPLYSPTAASLDLQRWMTAAAAAEESIMEDDDDEGTSDGLWSFHYSPTRSKW from the coding sequence atgtcgtcgtcgtcttcggcgacgacgacgaagtaTAGGGGAGTGCGGCTGCGCAAGTGGGGGAAGTGGGTGTCGGAGATCCGGCTGCCCAACAGCCGCGAGAGGATATGGCTGGGATCCTACGACACgcccgaggaggcggcgcgggcgttCGACGCCGCGTTCGTctgcctccgcggcggcggcgaggccgccgggAACGGGATCAACTTCCCCGGCTCGCCCCCTGCCGTGGCGCGCACCAGCGACCCGCAGGAGGTGTACGCGGCCGCGGTGTCGCATGCCAacaaccggccgccgccgccgccgtcggcccgagcaacgtcgtctgcACTTCCATGGGAGGAAGCTCCGGTGGTGGCGGctcaggaggcggcggcggacatggcgcCCGACGTGGTGGTGCTGCCATCGTCGCCGGTGAATGTGCTGGCAGCAGCTGGGAGCTTCGAATATTGGTCGCAACAACCACTCTACTCGCCGACGGCAGCAAGCCTCGATTTGCAGAGgtggatgacggcggcggcggcggccgaggaatCAATAAtggaggatgacgacgacgaaggaACAAGTGATGGTCTTTGGAGTTTCCACTACTCACCGACTCGTTCCAAGTGGTAA